The proteins below come from a single Chryseobacterium capnotolerans genomic window:
- the metG gene encoding methionine--tRNA ligase, translating to MSNRKMITAALPYANGPVHIGHLAGVYIPADVYARFQRRLGKDVAFICGSDEHGIPITIRAKKEGVTPQDIVDKYHGIIKKSFADLGISFDEYSRTTSQNHYETSQDFFKVLYEKGKFTEEVSEQYFDEQAGEFLADRYIVGTCPNCGNENAYGDQCEKCGSTLSPSELINPKSMLSGNVPILKDTKNWYLPLNEYEDFLNEWIIEGHKDDWKPNVYGQVKSWLNDGLKPRAMTRDLNWGVPVPLPNAEGKVLYVWFDAPIGYISFTKEWAEKNGKDWKDYWQSENSDLVHFIGKDNIVFHCIIFPAMMKAHGDYIMPKNVPAFEFLNLENDKISTSRNWAVWAHEYVEDFPGQQDVLRYALLSSAPETKDNNFTWKDFQTKNNSELVGIFGNFINRVAVLVHKYYDGVVPQGDTNSPELKEINKAAKEISGFLENYEFRNALSALMNLARFGNQYLQTEEPWKTIKDNPEKAAQSLFVGAQIAVALAQLCEPFMPFSSEKLLNMFNVEKKSWNDVETQSVLIETGHKINEASLLFSKIEDNVIEAQIQKLEDTKQNNKKTNPNANPMKEEITFDDFTKIDLRTATILEAEKVEKADKLLKLTVDTGVDVRTVVSGIAESFTPEEVVGKQVMILLNLAPRKIRGIESQGMLLLTTKPDGKLSFVTPDDSNVENGIEIG from the coding sequence ATGTCAAACAGAAAGATGATTACGGCAGCTTTGCCTTATGCAAACGGTCCGGTTCATATAGGACATTTGGCAGGTGTTTATATTCCTGCGGATGTTTACGCAAGATTTCAGAGAAGATTAGGAAAAGATGTAGCGTTTATCTGTGGTTCAGATGAGCACGGCATTCCTATTACCATAAGAGCTAAAAAAGAAGGAGTTACTCCTCAGGATATTGTGGACAAATACCATGGGATTATTAAAAAGTCTTTTGCTGATTTGGGAATTTCATTTGATGAATATTCCAGAACAACATCACAAAACCATTATGAAACCAGTCAGGATTTTTTCAAAGTTCTTTATGAAAAAGGAAAATTCACTGAAGAAGTTTCTGAACAATATTTTGATGAGCAGGCAGGAGAATTCCTTGCAGACCGTTATATTGTAGGAACATGTCCGAACTGTGGTAATGAGAATGCTTATGGTGATCAGTGTGAGAAATGTGGCTCTACCCTTTCTCCATCTGAATTGATCAATCCGAAATCAATGCTTAGTGGAAACGTTCCTATCCTTAAAGATACGAAGAACTGGTATCTTCCTCTTAATGAATATGAAGATTTCTTAAACGAATGGATCATTGAAGGCCATAAAGATGACTGGAAGCCTAACGTATATGGTCAGGTTAAATCATGGTTAAATGATGGGTTAAAGCCTCGTGCCATGACAAGAGATCTGAACTGGGGTGTTCCGGTTCCACTTCCTAATGCCGAAGGAAAAGTTCTTTATGTATGGTTTGATGCTCCCATCGGATATATTTCTTTTACTAAAGAATGGGCTGAAAAAAACGGAAAAGACTGGAAAGATTACTGGCAAAGCGAAAACAGTGACCTTGTACACTTTATCGGAAAGGATAATATTGTATTCCACTGTATCATCTTCCCAGCGATGATGAAGGCACACGGTGATTATATCATGCCTAAAAATGTACCTGCTTTTGAATTCCTTAATCTGGAGAACGATAAAATCTCAACCTCAAGAAACTGGGCAGTATGGGCTCATGAATATGTAGAGGATTTTCCTGGCCAGCAAGATGTTTTAAGATATGCATTGCTTTCATCAGCTCCTGAAACGAAGGACAATAACTTCACATGGAAGGATTTTCAGACAAAGAATAATTCTGAACTGGTAGGAATTTTCGGAAACTTTATTAATAGAGTTGCTGTGCTAGTTCATAAATATTATGACGGAGTTGTTCCTCAGGGGGATACAAACAGTCCTGAACTGAAAGAAATCAATAAGGCAGCTAAAGAAATTTCAGGATTCCTTGAAAATTATGAATTCAGAAATGCTTTATCCGCATTAATGAATCTAGCCAGATTTGGAAATCAATATCTTCAGACTGAAGAGCCTTGGAAAACCATCAAAGATAATCCGGAGAAGGCAGCACAGTCTCTATTTGTAGGGGCCCAGATTGCTGTTGCTTTAGCACAACTATGTGAACCATTCATGCCTTTCAGTTCTGAAAAGCTACTGAATATGTTCAATGTTGAAAAGAAAAGCTGGAATGATGTTGAAACACAATCTGTTTTAATTGAAACAGGTCACAAAATTAACGAAGCCTCTCTTCTATTCTCAAAAATTGAAGATAATGTAATTGAAGCTCAGATTCAGAAGCTTGAAGACACCAAACAAAACAATAAGAAAACAAACCCTAACGCGAATCCAATGAAAGAAGAAATCACTTTTGATGATTTTACTAAAATAGATCTTAGAACAGCTACCATTTTAGAAGCTGAAAAAGTAGAAAAAGCAGATAAATTACTGAAACTTACCGTAGATACAGGAGTAGATGTAAGAACTGTGGTTTCAGGAATTGCAGAAAGCTTTACTCCTGAAGAAGTAGTTGGGAAACAAGTAATGATTCTATTAAACCTTGCTCCAAGAAAGATCAGAGGAATTGAATCTCAGGGAATGTTGTTATTAACGACTAAACCGGATGGTAAATTATCTTTCGTAACACCGGATGACAGCAATGTTGAAAACGGTATTGAGATCGGATAA
- a CDS encoding class I SAM-dependent methyltransferase gives MKDLMGKAIWDYYHDENPEDLQTETSISELDELPVDYLFRDFEDMNDIEQKALQLSKGKVLDIGAGAGSHALYLQNEANLEVTALDISPKSIEVCQLRGVKKGVCKNILDFSGETFDTILLLMNGTGIFEGLSKIDIYLQKLGTLLNEDGQILIDSTDILYMFDRDKDGGVYIPAGGYYGELEYIVHYKGESEKPITWLYLDFNTLKNAAENNGFKIERVLKDEDSYLAKLTKK, from the coding sequence ATGAAAGATTTAATGGGCAAAGCCATCTGGGATTATTATCATGATGAAAATCCTGAAGACCTGCAGACAGAAACGTCAATTTCTGAGTTGGATGAACTTCCTGTAGACTATCTATTCAGGGATTTTGAAGACATGAATGATATTGAACAGAAAGCTTTACAGCTTTCTAAGGGAAAAGTTTTGGATATTGGTGCTGGAGCCGGTTCTCATGCTTTGTATCTTCAGAACGAAGCAAATCTTGAGGTGACTGCTTTGGATATTTCTCCAAAATCCATTGAGGTTTGTCAATTAAGAGGAGTTAAAAAAGGCGTTTGTAAAAATATTCTTGACTTTTCAGGAGAAACATTCGACACTATTTTACTATTGATGAATGGGACCGGAATCTTTGAGGGATTATCCAAAATTGATATTTATCTTCAGAAATTAGGGACATTACTGAATGAAGATGGACAGATTCTGATCGACAGTACAGATATTCTCTATATGTTTGATCGTGATAAAGATGGTGGAGTATACATTCCCGCCGGAGGATATTATGGAGAACTGGAATATATCGTTCATTATAAAGGAGAATCTGAAAAACCAATCACATGGCTGTATCTTGATTTCAACACGTTGAAAAATGCTGCTGAGAACAATGGATTTAAGATCGAAAGGGTATTGAAGGATGAAGATTCTTATTTAGCAAAACTGACTAAAAAATAA
- a CDS encoding siderophore-interacting protein, producing the protein MPKLPEKNTLPIIISECICILLKSICLKNTTIGDNNKIAIPPAGLNEVHFPTIENDEWVYPPKEVAPSIRTYTHRGIDLEKNEVFIDFVDHGDGGPASKWVREAEAGTKLGVMMRLDGKELYPEAEWYLLAGDATAIPVLSAILETLPETAKGICIIEVHGKEDEQILETKADIEFKWLHNSQPEISSEIAEEVKNIEIPETSKFGYVACEFSSVKEIRTYLRKEKKLDIQRTLCIFLLESRESRK; encoded by the coding sequence TTGCCGAAGTTACCAGAAAAGAATACATTACCGATCATTATATCAGAGTGTATCTGTATTCTCCTGAAGTCCATTTGTTTAAAAAATACGACGATAGGAGATAATAATAAAATTGCGATTCCTCCGGCGGGATTAAATGAAGTGCACTTTCCAACTATAGAAAATGATGAATGGGTATATCCGCCCAAGGAAGTGGCTCCATCTATCAGAACCTATACCCATAGAGGGATTGATCTGGAAAAAAATGAAGTGTTCATTGATTTTGTAGATCATGGAGACGGAGGTCCGGCCTCAAAATGGGTGCGGGAAGCAGAAGCAGGAACAAAACTTGGAGTAATGATGCGTCTGGATGGAAAAGAGCTGTATCCTGAAGCAGAATGGTATTTATTAGCAGGGGATGCTACGGCGATTCCTGTTTTGAGTGCTATTTTAGAAACCCTTCCGGAAACGGCAAAAGGAATTTGTATTATTGAAGTCCATGGAAAAGAAGATGAACAAATATTGGAAACCAAAGCTGATATTGAGTTTAAATGGCTCCATAATTCCCAACCGGAAATCAGTAGTGAAATTGCTGAGGAAGTAAAGAATATTGAAATTCCTGAAACATCAAAATTCGGATATGTAGCATGTGAATTCTCTAGTGTTAAAGAAATCCGTACTTATCTTCGAAAAGAGAAAAAGCTGGACATCCAAAGAACTCTATGCATTTTCTTACTGGAAAGCAGGGAAAGCCGAAAATGA
- a CDS encoding TonB-dependent receptor, giving the protein MKKQYAFIGLLASGLMFSQTVKDSVASKGIEDVVIVASRKPTKISEIPGTVWVVQKEKIQEQAKSGVPIKEMLSILIPSMDIGPQGRTNYGQNMRGRSALVMIDGVSLNSIRAISRQLDAIDPFNIERIEVLSGASSIYGGNATGGIINIITKTPSKKGISGETELGVRSGFMGKDDHDFRAAQSISGKGEKFFGRLGVAYQQNGGVYGADQKQLFTDITQTDLQYNQSIDILATGGYQFNNKHKITASLQYYNSKFNGDRSLYLGENLGAFIKKDGSLLEMRDGFSSDKNVGTERYMGTVAYTGNNILGGQDLYVQLATRAEKLGFYPFPGNLKLEKTTIPYMSSSQQDTYYSGLKALLSKSWRGFNVTYGVDVDFEKFEGTQSVYDVAKTMSSGGLINETIFSLGRYPTNRSQSYAGYVQAKYNILPKLQLNGGIRYQNIKVKVDDFVGSEQQTQISAGYGQSASAIPGGESSYNVTLANAGLLYKFNEHHQAWGTFSQGVSLADPAKYYGIGTYKLNGTHWDVVSSINVKDQPLQAIKTNQFEVGYRINKGGLRAQIAGFLSNSDKTVTVDRKTFQILVNDLKLRNMGIEAEISYAMNNGVYFGASGLLIKSEVDNKGEWQKQEIYNASPSKLVTYIGYNVKNWSFRFQSLQNFKQKDELKNEIEGYNTSDLMIGYRFHFGKLNLGIQNLFNTDYQTIWSKRSQVLYSSYGIPALFNYKGRGRTFNLSYTFEF; this is encoded by the coding sequence ATGAAAAAGCAGTACGCATTCATAGGTCTATTAGCATCGGGATTGATGTTTTCCCAAACTGTTAAGGATTCTGTAGCCTCTAAAGGCATAGAAGATGTTGTTATCGTAGCATCAAGAAAACCTACCAAAATTTCTGAAATTCCCGGTACCGTTTGGGTAGTACAGAAAGAAAAAATACAGGAACAAGCCAAAAGTGGAGTTCCGATTAAAGAAATGTTATCCATTTTAATTCCAAGTATGGATATCGGACCACAAGGAAGAACAAACTATGGACAGAACATGAGAGGACGTTCTGCTCTGGTAATGATTGATGGAGTTTCTTTGAACAGTATCCGTGCGATCAGCCGCCAGCTGGATGCCATTGATCCGTTTAATATTGAAAGAATAGAAGTGCTTTCCGGAGCAAGCTCTATCTATGGTGGAAATGCAACAGGCGGGATCATTAATATCATTACAAAAACACCATCTAAAAAAGGAATAAGCGGTGAAACTGAATTGGGAGTACGTTCAGGTTTTATGGGAAAAGATGATCATGATTTCCGTGCTGCACAATCTATTTCAGGAAAAGGAGAGAAGTTCTTCGGTAGACTTGGAGTTGCTTACCAGCAAAATGGTGGAGTATACGGAGCAGATCAGAAGCAGCTTTTTACAGATATTACCCAAACCGATCTTCAGTATAACCAATCGATTGACATCTTGGCAACAGGAGGTTATCAGTTCAATAATAAACACAAAATAACAGCTTCCCTTCAATATTACAATTCAAAATTTAATGGAGACAGAAGTTTGTATTTAGGAGAAAACCTGGGGGCCTTTATAAAGAAAGACGGGAGTTTACTGGAAATGAGAGATGGTTTCTCTTCCGATAAAAATGTGGGAACAGAACGTTATATGGGAACAGTAGCTTATACAGGAAATAATATTCTTGGTGGGCAGGACCTATATGTTCAGTTGGCTACCCGTGCTGAAAAACTTGGGTTCTACCCATTCCCAGGAAATTTAAAGCTGGAAAAAACAACAATTCCTTATATGTCTTCTTCACAACAGGATACCTATTATTCAGGATTGAAGGCCTTGTTATCTAAATCATGGAGAGGGTTCAATGTAACCTATGGAGTAGATGTAGACTTTGAAAAATTTGAAGGAACCCAATCTGTTTATGATGTTGCTAAAACAATGTCAAGCGGAGGGCTTATCAATGAAACCATTTTTAGTCTTGGCAGGTATCCTACCAACCGCTCACAAAGTTATGCAGGATATGTTCAGGCAAAATATAATATTCTTCCAAAATTACAGCTTAACGGAGGGATTCGTTATCAGAATATAAAAGTAAAAGTAGATGATTTTGTGGGATCAGAGCAGCAGACTCAGATTTCGGCTGGATATGGGCAGTCAGCATCTGCGATTCCAGGTGGGGAAAGTTCTTATAATGTAACCTTGGCGAATGCAGGGTTGCTATATAAATTCAACGAGCATCATCAGGCTTGGGGGACATTCTCACAAGGAGTCAGTTTGGCAGACCCAGCTAAATATTATGGAATAGGAACTTATAAGTTAAATGGAACACATTGGGATGTTGTCTCCAGCATTAATGTTAAAGATCAACCCCTGCAAGCCATTAAAACCAATCAGTTTGAAGTAGGATACCGTATTAATAAAGGCGGCTTGAGAGCTCAGATTGCAGGGTTCTTAAGCAATTCAGATAAAACCGTTACCGTAGACAGAAAAACATTTCAGATTCTTGTGAATGATCTGAAATTAAGAAATATGGGAATAGAGGCCGAGATTTCTTATGCTATGAACAATGGCGTTTATTTTGGAGCAAGTGGATTATTAATCAAATCTGAGGTAGACAACAAAGGAGAGTGGCAGAAACAGGAAATTTACAATGCTTCCCCATCCAAATTGGTAACCTACATTGGATATAATGTGAAAAACTGGTCATTCAGATTCCAGTCTTTACAGAATTTCAAGCAGAAGGATGAACTTAAGAATGAGATTGAAGGATACAATACATCAGATCTTATGATAGGCTACAGATTCCATTTTGGTAAGCTGAACCTTGGAATTCAGAACCTGTTCAATACAGATTATCAAACCATCTGGAGCAAGCGTTCTCAGGTTTTATATTCAAGCTACGGAATACCTGCATTGTTTAATTATAAAGGAAGAGGCAGAACATTTAACCTGTCTTATACTTTTGAATTTTAA
- a CDS encoding transporter: MYNKGLYNDWVPKPVQLLLIVLLLAVVMPLGGVYTGNISSLVSGTGAMTEYFMWANYATTIGMGACMPVVLRIKMRFKVRDKMVLLLVLLGLMSYINATTLEPMIFVFTSLLIGFMKMMVTIELFLPLMVMIGNRGIFYGAFYTFVLVMNQVAVYYAAEFSLLYNWQQFYLFTSVLCFILALIHWIFMHNKYFALKVPLHYIDWLSILLFISTFMFSAYVYAFGRQQDWLNSKNIINASIAAFVSFALLSIRQLTLKRPYLSFKIFTKSNVQNGLFMLFWLGMFLGTATLQNTFAVGVLGYDQLTNARLSMFMIPGIILAGVVAIFWFKKEKPLKMYIFSGFAGMIAYAIIMYFSMVLEFNYDNWYLPMFLKGYGMCSLFISVWFYTLDKLEMDEMLAAIGLVLVWRTFLAVGIFSTLYSWLQYRFQVTAIGDLAVYMDGMTVSPQNVMANMKTIQLNAIIIATKKIFGFIILIGFGVMIYVFTHHFGAKRFQYFRFIRVLGGKSVIARRRLRERKKLLEEIKDAAGPAM, encoded by the coding sequence ATGTACAACAAAGGATTATATAACGACTGGGTTCCTAAGCCCGTACAACTTCTGCTGATTGTATTGCTGCTTGCTGTGGTAATGCCGCTCGGTGGGGTGTATACGGGAAATATCAGCTCTTTGGTAAGTGGTACCGGAGCGATGACAGAATATTTTATGTGGGCCAATTATGCGACCACAATCGGGATGGGAGCCTGTATGCCTGTAGTTCTCAGAATTAAAATGAGATTCAAGGTTAGGGACAAAATGGTACTTCTATTGGTACTATTAGGCTTGATGAGCTATATCAATGCGACGACATTAGAGCCTATGATCTTCGTATTTACTTCTTTGCTTATCGGATTCATGAAAATGATGGTAACCATAGAACTGTTTCTGCCATTGATGGTCATGATTGGAAACCGTGGAATATTTTATGGAGCATTTTATACATTTGTTCTGGTGATGAATCAGGTGGCGGTCTATTATGCCGCTGAGTTCTCACTACTATACAATTGGCAGCAATTCTATCTTTTTACTTCGGTCTTATGCTTTATTTTGGCATTGATACATTGGATTTTCATGCATAACAAATACTTTGCCCTGAAAGTTCCATTGCATTATATCGACTGGCTGAGTATCCTGCTTTTCATTTCAACCTTTATGTTTTCTGCGTACGTGTATGCATTCGGAAGACAGCAGGATTGGTTGAATTCAAAGAATATCATTAATGCGAGTATTGCAGCTTTTGTGAGTTTTGCATTGCTTTCTATTCGACAATTAACTTTAAAAAGACCTTATCTTTCATTTAAAATTTTCACAAAAAGTAATGTACAGAACGGTTTATTTATGCTGTTCTGGCTGGGAATGTTCTTAGGAACAGCTACCCTTCAGAATACTTTTGCCGTAGGAGTTTTAGGGTATGACCAATTGACTAATGCAAGACTGAGCATGTTTATGATTCCCGGAATTATTTTAGCTGGTGTGGTGGCTATATTTTGGTTTAAAAAAGAAAAACCATTGAAAATGTATATTTTTTCAGGGTTTGCAGGGATGATAGCTTATGCAATCATTATGTATTTTTCCATGGTACTGGAATTCAATTATGATAACTGGTATCTGCCTATGTTTTTAAAAGGCTATGGAATGTGTTCATTGTTTATTTCCGTATGGTTTTACACGCTGGATAAACTTGAAATGGATGAAATGCTGGCTGCTATCGGATTGGTATTGGTTTGGAGAACCTTCTTAGCGGTTGGTATTTTTTCAACCCTATATTCATGGTTACAGTACCGTTTCCAGGTTACAGCGATAGGAGATCTGGCTGTCTATATGGATGGAATGACTGTAAGTCCTCAGAATGTAATGGCTAATATGAAAACCATTCAGCTTAATGCGATTATTATAGCCACTAAAAAGATATTCGGATTTATCATTCTGATTGGCTTTGGGGTTATGATTTATGTATTTACACATCATTTCGGAGCCAAACGATTCCAGTATTTCAGATTTATCAGAGTACTTGGTGGTAAATCTGTTATTGCCAGAAGAAGACTTCGTGAACGTAAAAAATTATTAGAAGAAATAAAAGACGCAGCAGGGCCTGCGATGTAA
- a CDS encoding HlyD family secretion protein, producing the protein MENKEQTTQNTTPTPARPAVDSKKKQNKKNKIRAIISNIIVFLVIGFGLFWLIREYFHIGNKTYTEAAQVEEFINPINTRVSAYIKEIKFIEHQRVKKGDTLVILDEREILTQLGQAEAAYQNAIAQKSATSSSVNTVSNNVNVMESNIAGAKARLWNAEQNLNRYKNLLSAEAVTRQQYDQVKTEYDAQKAAYETLINQKQSANLSTTEVKSRLGINDAEIKRTKSALDMARINLSYTVITAPYDGVMGRRTISEGQLIQPGQQVATIVLNGQKWVTANFLESQMPNIRVGEKMMMTADALGGKQFEGVVTAVSAATGSRYSNVPTDNSTGNFIKVQQRIPVRIEFTASNKKEDLNKLSAGMNMNVNINKD; encoded by the coding sequence ATGGAAAACAAGGAACAAACTACTCAAAATACAACACCTACTCCTGCAAGACCAGCGGTAGACAGCAAAAAAAAGCAGAACAAGAAAAATAAAATCAGAGCGATCATTTCCAATATCATCGTTTTTCTGGTGATCGGATTCGGACTATTCTGGCTGATCCGTGAATATTTCCACATCGGAAACAAAACCTATACGGAAGCGGCGCAGGTAGAAGAATTCATCAACCCGATCAATACAAGGGTTTCTGCTTATATCAAAGAAATTAAATTTATTGAGCACCAAAGAGTTAAAAAAGGTGATACACTGGTGATTTTGGATGAACGTGAAATCCTGACACAACTAGGACAGGCTGAAGCAGCTTACCAAAATGCAATAGCTCAAAAAAGTGCAACAAGCTCTTCGGTAAATACGGTTTCCAATAACGTCAATGTAATGGAATCCAATATTGCAGGCGCAAAAGCAAGACTTTGGAACGCTGAACAGAACCTGAACAGATACAAAAATCTTTTATCTGCAGAAGCGGTAACAAGACAACAATATGATCAGGTAAAAACAGAATATGATGCTCAAAAGGCTGCTTATGAGACATTAATCAATCAAAAGCAATCTGCCAATCTTTCTACTACAGAAGTAAAAAGCAGATTAGGAATCAATGATGCAGAGATCAAAAGAACGAAATCTGCTTTGGATATGGCCAGAATCAATCTTTCTTATACCGTAATTACAGCTCCCTACGATGGCGTAATGGGAAGAAGAACCATTTCTGAAGGACAGTTGATCCAACCAGGCCAGCAAGTGGCAACTATCGTATTGAACGGGCAGAAATGGGTAACTGCCAACTTCCTTGAAAGCCAGATGCCTAATATTAGAGTAGGAGAGAAGATGATGATGACGGCGGATGCTTTGGGCGGAAAACAATTTGAAGGAGTAGTAACTGCGGTATCAGCAGCTACGGGATCAAGATATTCAAACGTGCCAACAGATAACTCTACCGGAAACTTCATTAAGGTGCAGCAAAGAATCCCTGTAAGAATTGAGTTCACAGCTTCTAACAAAAAAGAAGACCTCAATAAGCTAAGTGCAGGTATGAATATGAATGTCAACATTAATAAAGACTAA
- a CDS encoding TolC family protein encodes MTKKIKTALSVLIAAFPALFFSQQVKQMTAGEVAELAVQNHQQLKVSAQNIDIAKQNINVAKLQKLPTITASTSQFYLGDAVAIDKDFSNSTKVPMPHYGSSYAVQATQLIFKGGLVNKSIEMAGLREQLSELDLEKNKQDVKFLVISNYLDVYKIINQEEVFQNNKKLAQERLKNIQKFYQQGMVTRNEVIRGELALKNLDQGILTLSNNKKILNYNLNIALGLSSDTEIVPTESLENKESGIGMDYYMSLAHDSNPVLKSAQKNIAVADKNIEIIKTDNSPTVAGFGGYTLQRPITTRNPVLDMYSGGWQTGVSLSYNIDTLYKTKEKVKLGEMQKNQANDAMTLVQQNVDMGVNAAYTKYQEAIQQADILNDSKRLAEENYKITEAKYLNQLAVQAEMIDAQNQKLQSELDYANAEINVLYQYYNLLKSTGTL; translated from the coding sequence ATGACAAAGAAAATAAAAACAGCACTATCAGTTCTGATAGCAGCTTTTCCTGCGCTGTTTTTTTCACAACAGGTAAAACAGATGACCGCAGGTGAGGTGGCCGAATTAGCGGTCCAGAATCATCAGCAGTTGAAAGTTTCAGCTCAGAATATTGATATTGCCAAACAGAATATCAATGTGGCAAAGCTTCAGAAACTTCCAACCATCACGGCTTCTACAAGCCAATTCTATTTAGGAGATGCAGTAGCCATCGATAAAGACTTCTCTAATTCTACAAAAGTTCCAATGCCTCATTATGGAAGTTCGTATGCCGTTCAGGCAACACAACTGATCTTTAAAGGCGGATTGGTGAATAAATCCATTGAAATGGCAGGGCTTCGTGAGCAGCTTTCTGAACTGGATCTGGAAAAGAACAAGCAGGATGTGAAATTTTTAGTGATTTCAAACTATCTGGATGTTTATAAGATTATCAACCAAGAAGAGGTTTTTCAAAACAACAAAAAGTTAGCCCAGGAGCGCCTTAAAAACATTCAGAAGTTCTATCAGCAGGGGATGGTAACCAGAAACGAGGTGATTCGTGGTGAGCTTGCCCTTAAAAATCTTGATCAGGGAATTCTGACACTTTCAAACAATAAAAAAATCCTTAACTATAATTTAAATATTGCTTTAGGTTTATCTTCTGATACTGAAATTGTTCCTACTGAAAGCTTAGAGAACAAAGAATCAGGAATTGGGATGGATTATTATATGAGCCTTGCCCATGACAGCAATCCGGTGTTGAAATCTGCACAGAAAAACATTGCAGTAGCGGATAAAAATATTGAAATTATTAAAACCGATAATTCACCTACCGTGGCCGGATTCGGTGGATATACCTTACAAAGACCCATTACTACGAGAAATCCTGTCTTGGATATGTACTCAGGAGGTTGGCAGACAGGTGTTTCTCTTAGTTACAATATCGATACCCTGTATAAAACCAAAGAAAAGGTAAAACTAGGTGAAATGCAGAAGAATCAGGCGAATGATGCGATGACTTTGGTTCAGCAGAATGTAGATATGGGCGTGAATGCGGCGTATACCAAATACCAGGAAGCCATTCAGCAGGCAGATATTTTAAATGATTCCAAAAGATTAGCAGAGGAAAACTATAAAATTACCGAAGCCAAATATCTGAATCAATTGGCGGTACAGGCAGAAATGATCGATGCACAGAACCAGAAACTGCAATCAGAACTGGATTATGCCAATGCGGAGATCAATGTTTTGTATCAATATTATAACCTTTTGAAATCTACGGGAACACTTTAA
- a CDS encoding helix-turn-helix domain-containing protein, whose protein sequence is MSALEKFGVEIFTQKNIFERIAVDKPFRPDNPSFIFIKSGTIKLRQHFSDLEVSANMFMVTDPQTIYEVISVTDDFQSRMVSYKREFISALSLKFNRLITYRYFRQQMNKGVPFPEDEMEVVWKSVNFLKYILDSETEMLYKKEMVEHLFSVFCYQMAGIISKEDNNSMNQMSRQEEIVFVFLTDLSEYHLTERTVEFYAERQSITTRHLSSVVKEVTGKTASHIIALVVINEAKVLLNSSSKPVSEISSILGFSDQYAFSHFFKKHLEVSPRQYRHQFEN, encoded by the coding sequence ATGTCTGCCTTAGAAAAGTTCGGAGTTGAAATTTTTACCCAAAAAAATATTTTCGAGAGAATCGCTGTTGATAAGCCTTTCCGTCCCGATAATCCGTCTTTTATTTTCATTAAATCAGGAACCATAAAACTTCGCCAGCATTTCAGCGATCTGGAAGTTTCTGCCAATATGTTTATGGTGACAGATCCACAAACGATTTATGAAGTGATATCAGTTACTGATGATTTCCAGTCCAGAATGGTTTCCTATAAAAGAGAATTCATTTCTGCTTTGTCTTTAAAATTCAATAGGCTGATTACGTACCGATACTTCAGGCAGCAGATGAATAAAGGAGTGCCTTTTCCGGAAGATGAAATGGAAGTGGTATGGAAAAGTGTTAATTTTCTGAAATACATCCTTGATTCTGAAACAGAGATGCTGTACAAAAAAGAAATGGTAGAACATCTTTTTTCTGTTTTCTGTTATCAGATGGCGGGTATTATTTCGAAAGAAGATAACAATTCAATGAACCAGATGTCCAGACAGGAAGAGATTGTTTTTGTTTTCCTCACAGATCTTTCAGAATATCATCTTACAGAAAGAACTGTAGAATTCTATGCCGAGCGGCAATCCATTACAACCAGACATTTGTCATCGGTGGTAAAAGAGGTTACAGGGAAGACGGCAAGTCATATCATCGCTTTGGTTGTAATCAATGAAGCAAAAGTGCTTTTAAACTCTTCCAGTAAACCGGTTTCTGAGATTTCATCAATTCTTGGTTTTAGCGATCAGTATGCATTTTCTCACTTTTTTAAGAAGCATCTGGAAGTAAGTCCAAGACAATACAGACATCAGTTCGAAAACTAA